The Aspergillus flavus chromosome 6, complete sequence nucleotide sequence ACTCGGAGCCCCCTAACGCGACAGTATGTGCTCCCTTTGCAAGAAGCCTGTCCTTCTGACTGACGCCCCATTCTAGACACCTGACCTACGTGGAAGACCGTCTACAAGCTTTTGAAACAGCTCTAGGTAGACTCTTCCCAGGTGGTGATCTGGACGCAACGGTTCGATCACTCCTGCACGATCATGAAGGCCCAAAACCAGCCCCATCGTCTAAATCCTCTTCCAGGCATTCTACTCCTGCCAAAACCGAAGCAGACAGGACAGAACCTGCTCCAGAAGCCCTCCCGCAACAGGCAGATGGATTTGATTGGACTGAAAATAAAATTACCGTCGGCGATCTGACGGATGGCATGGCGGCTCTATCTATCAAGCCAGAGGGTACAGGATATTTTGGTTAGTATCCGTTGACATTGCTCTGTGTTATCTTGCTTACTGACTTTCTTAACAGGGGCATCTTCAAGTGTTGTGCCGCTTCGAGCCCTATTGAAGCACGGTTTTGACTTGAACTTCCCGGTAGGATCAGCAAAACCAAACGCTGGCCCGGAAGGAGTACCCTTGAAGTCTCAGCTTCTGAACAGCGCGCCATCTGGCGTGATTGAGCAAGCTTTCATCGACGCATTCTTCTTGAACTATCACAGGAGCTATCCTTTCGTGCATGAGGCTACTTTCAGAGCTCAGTTCTATGAACAAGCCACTCGCCGACATGGACAGGCGTGGCAGATACTCCTGAACACCATTCTAGCATTGGGGGCGTGGAGTGTTGGAGACGACAACTCAGACCTGGATATCACTTTCTACCAGGAAGCCAGGGGCCACTTGCAGCGAGTGTCAGTGTTTGAAACCGGCAACCTTACTCTCGTTCAGGCACTGTTGCTCTTGAGTAACTACGcgcagaagagaaacaagccGAATACTGGGTGGAACTTTCTAGGCTTGGCCGTTAGAATGGCTATGAGTCTTGGCCTTCATAAAGAATTCCCAGGCTGGAAAATAAGTCTCCTTCAGAAAGAgatgaggagaagattgTGGTGGGGAGTTTTTATCTTTGATAGCGGTGCTGCGAAGACGTTTGGTCGACCGATACTTCTTCCCGAGGAGAGTGTCATGGACGCAAAGCCTGTGCTCAACATCCAGGATGATGTAAGGATTCTTGCGATTTATGCATGAGAAGGTTCTAACAATGACAAACAGGCCCTGACCGCGTCAACGACAACACTGCCCCCGGAAGTCAACGGTCCAACTATTTACTCCGGAATGATCGCTCAAGCCAGGTTCCATCTGCTCACAAATAGCGTCTATCAGCGCCTCATCTCCACGCCGCCTCTTACCCCGGAAGAGACACGAAGTCTCCAGAAACCCTTGGAGGAATGGTACAACGGTCTTCCCGATTATTTCAAACAGCCAAGCTTTACATCAGAATCCGATCCTTTTGCTTTAGTTCGAAATCGGCTTATGTGGCGACACTGGAACCTCCGGGTTCTACTGTATCGACCGATCCTCCTTCGCTGGGCTTCGAGACGATGGACACCTGGTTCATTTAATGAACCGGAAGACCCTCTTGAAGCCGAATGCAGAATGCTGTGTCTTCGAAATGCTCGTTTGACCATCTCCTCAATCAGCGATTTCATGAGCAACTATCTCTGCACGAGAATAGGAGCATGGTATATGCTCTACTTCTTGTTTCAAGCTGGTGTCATCCCTATCATCTTGCTTATGACAGACCCTACCAGTACGGATGCCCCAGCTTGGCTTCAGGACATTGAAGCTACTAAGAACCTGTTATTGCATCCTTCGCTGAGTAGCAATCGACTTGCAGCTCGTTGTCTGCAGGTCATTAATCGGCTTTGTTCACCTGCGTACGCGGATACCGCCGCTGATAGGCCAGCAGGCCAGCCGCCTATCTTGATGCAGTTTCCTGACCAGCTGCTTAACGACCCGACATTCGGTGCTATGTTCCCGGATGTTGATCAGGAACTGAACTTAGGCGGGATGGACTTCTCTGATTGGGTCAATTATACCCCACAGGCCCAGTTTCCTTGAATGAGCGACGGTTACGATACGGTGGCCACCAGGACCGTAGACAGTATCTTGGGAAATGGTTGTATCGTATATAAATAGGTGGAATTCTTCCGCGATTACAATAGCGACATAATCGTGAGATATATACCGATTCCGGAAAAGCAATGTTGGAAACGTGCACCGCTATGCGCGAGGCACTTACTGAGGGGGCGAGCCTCAAACGTACTCTTCCTGCTGTACGGAGGGCTTTACTAAGGTGTCCTTATTAGGGCCCTGCGTACCACGGAGCTCGGCCTCAATCTGAACAATGCGTTGTTTCTCTTCGTGGGCTGCTGTGTCTCCGAAAATAAGGTCCATATCTTCCAAAGTCTAGTAACGGGCTTCCGTCAGTCCAGGACAGATCTTGAGGTACGGTTATAAAAATCATGAGCCACAAACCTTTCCACGGGTCTCCGGAATACAGAAGAACGTGAATGCCAGTGCAAGGAGACAGAATGCCGCAAAGAAGATATAGGTACCCCAAGTGATTGACTCGAGCATATCAGGGGTGATCAATCCAATGATACTAGTATGCGATGTCAGCCAACGATCAATACGAAATTCTCAAagaaaaattcaaaatcaaCGCACAAATTGCACATCCAGGTCGCCGAAGTTGTGATTGAAATGGCCTTAGAACGGATAGAAAGGTTGAAGATTTCTGAGGGCAGGACCCATCCAATGGGAGCTATATTGTACCTAGTCAGCAATTGACTCTTTCTCAAcaccaaaggaaaaaggaaacctGTAAGGGTAAACTAACCAAAAGAGTAGGAAAAGTTAATATCGTAAATATAAATGAAGGCAATACCTGCCCACCCAGCGGATTTATGGTTGACCAAATCGGATCCATACGCCCCGATAAGCGCACCCACAATCACCAGCGAGATACAGGTCCCTACAGCACCAGACATGAGTAGAACCCGACGACCAATCTTATCAATCAAGAAAAGCGCCGGCAAGGTGCTGAGACAGTTAACAATGCCGTACACACCCGTCGCAAGAAGAGAAGTCTAATCACGTTAGAAAAGAGCCCAGGcaaatcaacaccaacaaaaCCAAGAGTATAAACATCACATACCGTATTCCCATCCAAACCCAACTGCGCAAAGATCGTCGGGGCGTAGTATATCATAGCATTGCAGCCCATAAACTGCTGAAAAAACATCACACAGCACCCGATAGCCAGCCTCTTGAACCGCGCCCACGTCGTCAAAAACGACACATACTGCGCAGCATGCAGCCGGAGGCCAGATAGGCCCGGGAAATGGTCCCGGGCGAAAGTGTTTTCTAGCATAATCGACGCCTTGATCTCGAGGAACTCATTTACCAGCGCAGGACTGTCTCTGGTCTGGCGGCGCAGCTTGGAGAGGGCTGTTAGGGCTTCGTCGTCGCGTTCTTTCATTGCCAGCCAGCGGGGAGAGTCGGGGAAGAAGATAATGCCGAGGCCTAGGATGAGGGCTGGGAGGATTTGGATGGCGAGGGGGAGACGCCAGGAGGCTTCGGATTGTCCTGTGCAGCCGTTGGGCGGGACGTCTGTGTAGGGGTTGAAGGTGGGTGTGGTCTTTGTATGGCCTGTGTAGGGGGTGTTGGGGGCGCAGCGTGTGCCGCCTATGTAATTTGTGCCGTAGTCGATCCAGTAGCTAATTAGGATGCCGATTGTTATTGAGACTGTTTTTTGGGTTGTTAGTGTATTGATGTTTTTGTGAGGGGGTAGAATGGGCTTACGTTGTTGGAGGACGACGAGGCCACCACGGATCTCGGGGATGGAGACCTTTATGGGGTGAGACTCTGGGATATTTTACGGAATGGGTTGAGGTGCTATACCTCTGAAATGTAGAGTGGCACGATCATGGTTAATTGGCCAACGGCTAGACCGGCAATTGCACGTCCTGTGCTGGTGTCAGCATTGTTGATGGCTCTTCGCATGCATGTCACGTACCGACGAAGAGCATTGGGATGTTCACGGCACCGCATTGGATAGCTGATCCTATCACGAAGATAACGACGGCGACATTCATAGACAGTTTCCGGCCCAATCGATCTGCGATTGGGCCGTTGATTAGAGATCCGAACCATGCAGCTACACTATGTCAGTTATGCTTTGTTCAGACTCCAGAGTCGAGATTGTGAGCGCATACCGAGGAGCAGTGTCGACACAAACCATCCCTTGAAGCTACTGTCTGTGTATATTCGAGGGAATCGAGCTCCAAAGGATTCCAT carries:
- a CDS encoding Zn(II)2Cys6 transcription factor, which translates into the protein MTSTRDSHSYACDECRLRKSKCSKEKPTCAQCRQLNKECKYSPKITRSPLTRQHLTYVEDRLQAFETALGRLFPGGDLDATVRSLLHDHEGPKPAPSSKSSSRHSTPAKTEADRTEPAPEALPQQADGFDWTENKITVGDLTDGMAALSIKPEGTGYFGASSSVVPLRALLKHGFDLNFPVGSAKPNAGPEGVPLKSQLLNSAPSGVIEQAFIDAFFLNYHRSYPFVHEATFRAQFYEQATRRHGQAWQILLNTILALGAWSVGDDNSDLDITFYQEARGHLQRVSVFETGNLTLVQALLLLSNYAQKRNKPNTGWNFLGLAVRMAMSLGLHKEFPGWKISLLQKEMRRRLWWGVFIFDSGAAKTFGRPILLPEESVMDAKPVLNIQDDALTASTTTLPPEVNGPTIYSGMIAQARFHLLTNSVYQRLISTPPLTPEETRSLQKPLEEWYNGLPDYFKQPSFTSESDPFALVRNRLMWRHWNLRVLLYRPILLRWASRRWTPGSFNEPEDPLEAECRMLCLRNARLTISSISDFMSNYLCTRIGAWYMLYFLFQAGVIPIILLMTDPTSTDAPAWLQDIEATKNLLLHPSLSSNRLAARCLQVINRLCSPAYADTAADRPAGQPPILMQFPDQLLNDPTFGAMFPDVDQELNLGGMDFSDWVNYTPQAQFP
- a CDS encoding general substrate transporter, which gives rise to MESTVIDHSSRGGFALIYQNPYLLGVASFSTLGGLLFGYDQGVVSGVITMESFGARFPRIYTDSSFKGWFVSTLLLAAWFGSLINGPIADRLGRKLSMNVAVVIFVIGSAIQCGAVNIPMLFVGRAIAGLAVGQLTMIVPLYISEVSIPEIRGGLVVLQQLSITIGILISYWIDYGTNYIGGTRCAPNTPYTGHTKTTPTFNPYTDVPPNGCTGQSEASWRLPLAIQILPALILGLGIIFFPDSPRWLAMKERDDEALTALSKLRRQTRDSPALVNEFLEIKASIMLENTFARDHFPGLSGLRLHAAQYVSFLTTWARFKRLAIGCCVMFFQQFMGCNAMIYYAPTIFAQLGLDGNTTSLLATGVYGIVNCLSTLPALFLIDKIGRRVLLMSGAVGTCISLVIVGALIGAYGSDLVNHKSAGWAGIAFIYIYDINFSYSFAPIGWVLPSEIFNLSIRSKAISITTSATWMCNFIIGLITPDMLESITWGTYIFFAAFCLLALAFTFFCIPETRGKTLEDMDLIFGDTAAHEEKQRIVQIEAELRGTQGPNKDTLVKPSVQQEEYV